One window of the Benincasa hispida cultivar B227 chromosome 3, ASM972705v1, whole genome shotgun sequence genome contains the following:
- the LOC120074204 gene encoding cold-regulated 413 plasma membrane protein 2-like produces the protein MGRMAYLALNSDPLMEELINSDINELKIAATRLLEHATKLGGKGLGTSFFKWLASFAAIYLLILDRTNWRTNMLTSLLVPYIFFSLPQGIFDLLRGDAGKWIAFVAVVLRLFFPRHFPDWLEIPGSLILLLVATPGFFAHTLRDHWAGVLICLIIGCYLLQEHIRASGGFRNSLTQTHGISNTLGILLLLVFPVWAMIARFF, from the exons ATGGGGAGGATGGCATACTTGGCTCTAAATAGTGATCCTCTAATGGAGGAGTTGATTAATTCTGATATCAATGAGCTTAAAATTGCAGCCACCAGGCTTCTTGAACATGCCACCAAGCTCGGTGGAAAGGGCCTTGGCACTTCTTTTTTCAAATGGCTTGCCTCCTTTGCTGCCAT CTACTTGTTGATTTTGGATCGCACAAACTGGAGAACGAACATGcttacttcacttcttgttccCTACATTTTCTTCAGTCTTCCTCAAGGGATTTTTGACTTATTGAG AGGGGATGCTGGGAAATGGATTGCCTTCGTCGCAGTGGTATTAAGGCTCTTCTTTCCACGACATTTCCCAG ATTGGTTGGAGATTCCAGGGTCGTTGATTCTGCTTCTAGTGGCAACACCAGGGTTCTTTGCACACACATTGAGAGACCACTGGGCTGGGGTGCTCATATGTTTGATAATTGGATGTTACCTTTTACAAGAGCACATTCGTGCATCTGGTGGCTTCAGAAACTCTCTTACTCAAACCCATGGAATTTCCAACACTCTCGGCATCCTCCTCCTCCTTGTCTTCCCTGTTTGGGCCATGATTGCTCGTTTCTTCTAG